One Desulfovibrionales bacterium genomic region harbors:
- the aspS gene encoding aspartate--tRNA ligase, producing MSGAEGWKRTHYCASLGMAEIGNEVTLMGWAHRRRDHGGLIFVDLRDREGITQIVFDPSVSQEAHTRAEAVRSEYVLAVQGKVRRRPEGMENPNLKTGAIEVVVHKVCVLNAAKTPPFPLEEEVDVSENLRLRYRYLDLRRQNMAANFRRRHQAASVIRRYLEENGFWEIETPFLTKSTPEGARDYLVPSRLNPGRFYALPQSPQLFKQLLMVAGMDRYYQIVRCFRDEDLRADRQPEFTQVDMEMSFITEEDVYVLVEGMMSRLFQEVLGVSTVTPFPCLYYHEALTRFGTDKPDMRFGLELRDISSLMAGSQCKVFADVVARGGVVKALPVRSGYDFSRKELDDLTQFVGQYGAKGLAWIKIKPEGWQSPIAKFFSDEEKKALGEALDLQTGDIVFFVADTMATACRALGELRLHLAGRLNLIPEGDFRFVWIKDFPLLEYDAEEKRYVAVHHPFTAPATKDIDKLKTSPGEVMARAYDLVLNGIEIGGGSIRIHQAEVQQKVFEALGIGEAAQDKFGFLLEALEMGAPPHGGIAFGLDRLLMLMCGRSTIRDVIAFPKTQKAVCLLTEAPSSVSMTQLAELYLKPDWS from the coding sequence ATGTCCGGCGCGGAGGGTTGGAAGAGGACTCATTACTGTGCATCACTTGGTATGGCTGAGATTGGCAACGAGGTGACGCTCATGGGCTGGGCGCACCGCCGGCGTGATCATGGCGGGCTTATTTTTGTTGACCTCCGCGACCGCGAGGGGATCACGCAGATAGTGTTTGACCCCAGCGTCAGCCAGGAAGCCCATACCCGGGCCGAGGCGGTGCGCAGTGAGTATGTGCTTGCTGTACAGGGAAAGGTGAGGAGGCGGCCGGAAGGCATGGAAAATCCAAACCTGAAGACCGGGGCAATAGAGGTGGTAGTGCATAAGGTCTGTGTACTAAACGCCGCCAAGACACCCCCTTTCCCGCTGGAAGAAGAAGTTGATGTCTCGGAGAATCTCAGGCTTCGTTATCGCTACCTCGATCTCCGGCGTCAAAATATGGCCGCCAACTTTCGGCGGCGGCATCAAGCGGCCTCGGTCATAAGGAGGTATCTGGAAGAAAACGGCTTCTGGGAGATAGAGACGCCTTTTCTTACCAAGAGCACCCCGGAAGGGGCGCGGGATTATCTGGTGCCGAGCCGGCTCAACCCCGGCCGGTTTTATGCCCTTCCCCAGTCGCCGCAGCTATTCAAGCAGCTTTTGATGGTAGCCGGCATGGACCGCTATTATCAGATAGTGCGGTGCTTTCGGGACGAGGATCTGCGGGCCGACCGCCAGCCGGAATTTACCCAAGTGGACATGGAGATGTCTTTTATCACCGAAGAAGACGTATATGTATTGGTGGAAGGGATGATGTCCAGGCTGTTTCAGGAGGTCTTGGGGGTATCTACGGTTACTCCGTTCCCCTGTCTTTATTACCACGAGGCCCTGACCCGTTTTGGGACGGACAAGCCGGATATGCGCTTTGGCCTGGAGCTGCGCGACATCTCTTCTCTCATGGCCGGGAGCCAATGTAAGGTCTTTGCGGATGTAGTGGCCAGAGGTGGCGTGGTGAAGGCCCTTCCGGTTAGATCTGGTTATGATTTCTCACGCAAAGAGTTGGATGACCTGACCCAGTTTGTTGGTCAATACGGGGCCAAGGGGCTGGCCTGGATAAAGATTAAACCAGAGGGATGGCAATCACCTATTGCCAAGTTTTTCTCTGATGAAGAGAAGAAGGCCCTTGGAGAGGCACTGGATCTCCAGACGGGAGATATAGTCTTTTTTGTGGCCGACACCATGGCTACTGCTTGCCGGGCCCTTGGAGAACTCAGATTACATTTAGCCGGGCGGCTGAATCTTATCCCGGAGGGTGATTTTAGATTTGTATGGATAAAAGATTTTCCGCTTCTGGAATATGACGCCGAAGAAAAGCGCTATGTAGCCGTACATCACCCTTTTACCGCTCCGGCGACCAAGGATATAGATAAGTTAAAAACTTCTCCCGGGGAAGTTATGGCCCGGGCCTACGACTTGGTATTGAACGGGATAGAGATTGGCGGGGGGAGCATCAGGATACATCAAGCCGAGGTACAGCAGAAGGTTTTTGAGGCCTTGGGTATTGGTGAAGCGGCCCAGGATAAGTTTGGTTTCCTTCTGGAGGCGCTGGAGATGGGCGCTCCGCCTCATGGAGGCATTGCCTTTGGTCTGGACCGGCTTTTGATGCTCATGTGCGGGCGATCGACCATCCGTGATGTCATCGCCTTTCCCAAGACACAGAAGGCAGTTTGCCTGCTTACGGAGGCGCCGTCTTCGGTCAGCATGACCCAGTTGGCCGAGCTATATCTTAAGCCGGACTGGAGCTAA
- a CDS encoding EAL-associated domain-containing protein: MLEHEHTEFWRHELKDVSEPNLQREVFPYDEVCRVDFDHKLIAIDPAEEIFITDTTFRDGQQARPPYTVEQICDIFDLLHRLSGPNGVVRQSEFFLYSNKDKEAVRRCLDKGYRYPEITGWIRAKAEDLKLVKEMGLKETGILTSVSDYHIFFKLKKKRSQVMRDYLRIVQTALDHGIVPRCHFEDITRADIYGFCVPFAIALMKLREQSGIDVKIRLCDTLGYGVTYPGAALPRSVPKLVRAMIDDAGVPGHLLEWHGHNDFHKVFINATTAWLYGCAGANGTLLGFGERTGNAPIEGLIVEYISLLGRTNGVDTTVITEIAEYFEKELDYHIPSNYPFIGSDFNATRAGVHADGLIKNEEIYNIFDTQKILNRPITIIIGDKSGVAGIAHWINNRLGLAGESQVDKRHPGIAHIYKWVVEQYEAGRVTAISNEEMEMQARKHLPELFISEFDKLKKKAYDLAAHLIEEIVEREEIKTMKAKAQEPVLQKFLDANPFIQFIYVTNTEGRKITKNITHVKDRAKYETFKLDRDFSDRPWFINPLKDGKVHVTDFYTSKITGALCITVSAPIRSDKEEIVGILGADIRFEDLAKMEKNGDI, encoded by the coding sequence GTGCTCGAGCACGAGCATACTGAGTTTTGGCGTCATGAACTGAAGGACGTCTCTGAACCCAACCTCCAGCGCGAAGTTTTTCCTTACGATGAGGTCTGCCGTGTAGATTTTGACCACAAGTTGATTGCTATTGATCCGGCGGAAGAGATATTTATTACCGATACCACTTTTCGTGACGGTCAGCAGGCCAGGCCGCCTTACACTGTAGAACAAATCTGCGACATCTTTGATCTCCTGCACCGTCTGAGCGGACCAAACGGCGTCGTGCGTCAAAGCGAGTTTTTCCTTTACAGTAACAAAGATAAAGAAGCGGTGCGGCGCTGTCTGGATAAGGGATACCGTTATCCGGAGATAACAGGCTGGATCAGGGCTAAGGCTGAGGATTTAAAGCTAGTCAAAGAGATGGGTCTTAAAGAGACCGGCATCCTGACCTCAGTCTCTGATTACCATATCTTTTTCAAGCTAAAGAAAAAACGTTCTCAGGTCATGAGGGATTATCTGCGTATTGTGCAGACTGCCCTTGACCACGGAATCGTTCCCCGATGCCATTTTGAGGACATAACCAGGGCCGATATCTATGGCTTTTGTGTGCCTTTCGCCATAGCGCTTATGAAACTGAGGGAACAGAGCGGTATCGATGTCAAGATAAGACTTTGTGATACCCTGGGTTACGGCGTAACCTATCCGGGTGCGGCCCTGCCCCGCAGTGTGCCAAAGTTGGTGCGGGCCATGATTGATGATGCCGGGGTCCCTGGCCACCTTTTGGAGTGGCATGGGCACAATGACTTCCATAAGGTATTTATCAATGCCACTACCGCCTGGCTCTATGGATGTGCGGGAGCTAACGGGACATTGCTTGGTTTTGGTGAACGGACAGGCAACGCCCCGATCGAGGGATTGATCGTCGAATATATAAGCCTGTTGGGGCGCACTAATGGAGTTGATACTACGGTAATAACCGAGATCGCCGAATATTTTGAAAAGGAACTGGATTATCACATCCCGTCTAATTATCCCTTTATCGGTTCTGACTTTAATGCCACCCGGGCCGGGGTACACGCGGACGGCCTGATCAAGAATGAGGAAATATATAACATATTTGATACGCAGAAGATACTCAACCGTCCTATAACCATAATAATCGGCGACAAGTCCGGTGTAGCCGGCATTGCCCATTGGATTAATAACCGGTTAGGTCTTGCCGGTGAGTCGCAGGTGGACAAGCGGCATCCCGGGATTGCGCATATCTATAAATGGGTAGTGGAACAGTATGAGGCGGGTCGGGTGACCGCCATATCCAATGAGGAGATGGAGATGCAGGCCAGGAAGCATCTGCCTGAGTTATTCATCTCTGAGTTCGATAAACTGAAGAAAAAGGCCTATGACCTCGCGGCCCATTTAATAGAAGAAATAGTAGAAAGAGAAGAGATAAAGACTATGAAGGCTAAGGCCCAGGAACCTGTACTACAGAAGTTCCTGGATGCTAATCCATTTATCCAGTTTATCTATGTCACGAATACCGAGGGCCGCAAGATCACTAAGAATATTACGCACGTTAAGGACCGGGCCAAGTATGAAACGTTTAAGCTGGATAGAGATTTCTCTGATCGCCCCTGGTTTATCAATCCGTTAAAGGACGGGAAGGTTCATGTCACAGATTTCTATACCTCCAAGATAACCGGGGCCCTCTGCATCACGGTTTCCGCGCCAATCCGCAGCGACAAAGAAGAGATCGTGGGTATTCTGGGCGCGGATATTCGCTTTGAAGACCTGGCCAAGATGGAGAAGAACGGGGATATCTGA